One genomic window of Saccopteryx bilineata isolate mSacBil1 chromosome 4, mSacBil1_pri_phased_curated, whole genome shotgun sequence includes the following:
- the TRIP6 gene encoding thyroid receptor-interacting protein 6 gives MSGPTWLPPKQPEPARASQGRALPRGVPGPPPAHGTALQSHPRVNFCPVPSEQCYQAPGGTEDRGPAWVGCHGAPQRSQALPPDRGGLRPGSLDAEIDSLTSMLAELDGGRGHPPRRPDRQAYEPPQPPTYRPGSGSLKPNGGGVPPLLLPASPYGGPTPASYATACTPAGPAFPVQVKVAQPVRGCGPPRGGPSQASGPPPGPHFPLPGRGDVWGSGYRSHREPGLGGKEEAAGGCSPVGGRGSAYGHQVPLSQPPEEELERLTKKLVHDMSHPPSGEYFGRCGGCGEDVVGDGAGVVALDRVFHVGCFVCSTCRSQLRGQHFYAVERRAYCESCYVATLEKCSTCSQPILDRILRAMGKAYHPGCFTCVVCHRGLDGIPFTVDATSQIHCIEDFHRKFAPRCSVCGGAIMPEPGQEETVRIVALDRSFHIGCYKCEECGLLLSSEGECQGCYPLDGHILCKACSAWRIQELSATVTTDC, from the exons ATGTCGGGACCCACTTGGCTGCCTCCCAAGCAGCCAGAGCCTGCCAGAGCCTCTCAGGGCCGAGCTCTCCCCCGAGGCGTCCCGGGGCCGCCGCCAGCTCACGGAACAG CACTCCAGTCCCATCCCAGGGTCAATTTTTGCCCGGTTCCATCTGAGCAGTGTTACCAGGCTCCGGGGGGAACGGAGGATCGGGGGCCAGCCTGGGTGGGGTGCCATGGAGCACCCCAGCGCTCACAG GCACTCCCCCCAGACAGGGGGGGCCTGCGCCCAGGAAGTTTGGATGCTGAGATAGATTCCCTGACTAGCATGTTGGCTGAGCTGGATGGGGGTCGTGGTCATCCCCCACGGAGGCCTGACCGGCAG GCTTATGAACCCCCTCAGCCCCCTACCTACCGCCCTGGATCAGGCTCCCTGAAGCCAAATGGAGGAGGTGTTCCTCCCCTGCTGCTCCCAGCATCCCCCTATGGGGGCCCTACTCCAGCCTCCTATGCTACAGCCTGCACTCCTGCTGGCCCTGCTTTTCCTGTGCAAGTGAAGGTAGCACAGCCAGTGAGAGGCTGTGGCCCCCCAAGGGGGGGGCCCTCTCAAGCCTCAGGGCCTCCACCAGGACCACACTTTCCTCTCCCAGGCCGAGGTGATGTCTGGGGGTCTGGCTATAGGAGCCACAGAGAGCCAGGGCTTGGGGGTAAAGAAGAGGCTGCTGGGGGCTGTAGCCCTGTAGGAGGAAGAGGAAGCGCTTACGGGCACCAG GTCCCTCTGAGCCAGCCTCCTGAGGAGGAGCTTGAGAGGCTGACCAAGAAGCTGGTGCATGACATGAGCCACCCGCCCAGTGGGGAGTACTTCG gccGGTGTGGGGGCTGTGGAGAAGATGTGGTTGGGGATGGGGCCGGGGTTGTGGCCCTGGACCGCGTCTTTCATGTTGGCTGCTTTGTGTGTTCTACATGCCGGTCCCAGCTTCGGGGCCAACATTTCTATGCCGTGGAGAGGAGGGCGTATTGTGAGAGCTGCTATGTG gccactttggagaagtgttcCACATGCTCTCAACCCATTCTGGACCGAATCCTTCGGGCTATGGGCAAGGCCTACCACCCTGGCTGCTTCACCTGTGTAGTGTGCCACCGTGGCCTTGATGGCATCCCTTTCACAGTGGATGCCACCAGCCAGATCCACTGCATTGAGGacttccacag GAAGTTTGCTCCACGATGCTCAGTGTGTGGTGGGGCCATCATGCCTGAGCCAGGTCAGGAGGAGACAGTGAGAATTGTTGCTCTGGATCGCAGTTTTCACATCGGCTGTTACAAGTGTGAG GAGTGTGGGCTGCTACTCTCCTCTGAGGGTGAGTGTCAGGGCTGCTACCCGCTTGATGGACACATCTTGTGCAAGGCCTGCAGTGCCTGGCGCATCCAGGAGCTCTCAGCCACCGTCACCACTGACTGCTGA
- the SRRT gene encoding serrate RNA effector molecule homolog isoform X1: MGDSDDEYDRRRRDKFRRERSDYDRSRERDERRRGDDWNDREWDRGRERRSRGEYRDYDRNRRERFSPPRHELSPPQKRMRRDWDEHSSDPYHSGYEMPYAGGGGGPTYGPPQPWGHPDVHIMQHHVLPIQARLGSIAEIDLGVPPPVMKTFKEFLLSLDDSVDETEAVKRYNDYKLDFRRQQMQDFFLAHKDEEWFRSKYHPDEVGKRRQEARGALQNRLRVFLSLMESGWFDNLLLDIDKADAIVKMLDAAVIKMEGGTENDLRILEQEEEEEQAGKSGEPSKKEEGRAGPGLVDGERKANEKEDKKEDGKQAENGSSSDDKTKKSEGDGDKEEKKEDSEKEAKKSSKKRNRKHSGDDSFDEGSVSESESESESGQAEEEKEEADEALKEKEKPKEEEREKPKEAPGLECKPRPLHKTCSLFMRNIAPNISRAEIISLCKRYPGFMRVALSEPQPERRFFRRGWVTFDRSVNIKEICWNLQNIRLRECELSPGVNRDLTRRVRNINGITQHKQIVRNDIKLAAKLIHTLDDRTQLWASEPGTPPLPTSLPSQNPILKNITDYLIEEVSAEEEELLGSSGGAPPEEPPKEGNPAEINVERDEKLIKVLDKLLLYLRIVHSLDYYNTCEYPNEDEMPNRCGIIHVRGPMPPNRISHGEVLEWQKTFEEKLTPLLSVRESLSEEEAQKMGRKDPEQEVEKFVTSNTQELGKDKWLCPLSGKKFKGPEFVRKHIFNKHAEKIEEVKKEVAFFNNFLTDAKRPALPEIKPAQPPGPAQILPPGLTPGLPYPHQTPQGLMPYGQPRPPILGYGAGAVRPAVPTGGPPYPHAPYGAGRGNYDAFRGQGGYPGKPRNRMARDPRAIVEYRDLDAPDDVDFF, from the exons ATGGGTGACAGTGATGACGAGTACGATCGAAGACGCAGAGACAAGTTTAGGAGAGAGCGCAGCGACTATGACCGTTCGCGGGAAAGAGATGAAAGACGTCGAGGGGACGATTGGAATGATCG AGAGTGGGACCGTGGCCGGGAGCGCCGTAGTCGGGGTGAATATCGTGACTATGACCGAAATCGGCGAGAACGCTTCTCTCCACCTCGTCATGAGCTCAGCCCCCCACAAAAGCGCATGAGGCGAGACTG GGATGAGCACAGCTCTGACCCATACCACAGTGGCTATGAGATGCCCTATGCTGGGGGGGGTGGGGGCCCAACTTATGGCCCCCCTCAGCCCTGGGGCCACCCAGACGTCCACATCATGCAGCATCATGTTCTGCCTATCCAGGCCAG GCTGGGTAGCATCGCAGAGATTGACTTGGGTGTGCCCCCACCGGTGATGAAGACCTTCAAGGAGTTTCTCCTGTCGTTGGATGACTCTGTGGATGAGACAGAGGCAGTTAAGCGCTATAATGATTACAAGCTGGATTTTCGAAGGCAGCAGATGCAGGATTTCTTCCTGGCTCATAAGGATGAGGAGTG GTTTCGGTCTAAGTACCACCCGGATGAGGTAGGGAAGCGTCGGCAGGAGGCCCGGGGGGCTCTGCAAAACCGACTGAGGGTGTTCTTGTCCCTCATGGAGAGTGGCTGGTTTGATAATCTTCTCCTAGACATAGACAAAGCTGATGCCATTGTCAAGATGCTGGATGCAG CTGTGATTAAGATGGAAGGAGGTACAGAGAACGATCTACGCATcctggagcaggaggaggaagaggaacagGCAGGAAAGTCTGGGGAGCCCAGCAAGAAAGAGGAAGGCCGGGCTGGACCAGGCCTGGTGGATGGAGAGCGCAAGgccaatgaaaaggaagacaagaaAGAAGATGGCAAACAG GCTGAAAATGGCAGTTCTAGTGATGACAAAACGAAGAAATCTGAGGGTGATGGGgacaaggaagagaagaaagaagactcTGAGAAAGAAGCCAAAAAG AGCAGCAAGAAGCGGAATAGGAAGCACAGTGGTGATGACAGCTTTGACGAAGGCAGTGTGTCTGAGTCGGAGTCAGAGTCTGAGAGTGGCCAagctgaggaggagaaggaggaggctg ACGAAGCACTCAAGGAAAAGGAGAAGcccaaggaagaagaaagggagaagccCAAGGAGGCACCTGGGCTGGAATGTAAACCACGGCCTCTGCATAAGACTTGCTCTCTCTTTATGCGCAATATAGCACCTAACATTTCCCGGGCTGAGATCATTTCT CTTTGTAAAAGATATCCAGGTTTTATGCGTGTGGCATTATCAGAGCCCCAGCCAGAGAGGAG GTTTTTCCGTCGCGGCTGGGTGACATTTGACCGCAGTGTTAACATTAAAGAGATCTGTTGGAATCTGCAGAATATCCGA CTCCGGGAGTGTGAGCTGAGTCCTGGTGTGAACAGAGACCTGACACGTCGCGTCCGCAATATCAACGGTATTACCCAGCACAAGCAGATAGTGCGCAATGACATCAAGCTGGCAGCCAAGCTGATCCATACGCTGGATGACAGGACCCAGCTCTGGGCCTCTGAACCTGGGACACCTCCTCTGCCAACA AGTCTGCCCTCTCAGAACCCAATCTTGAAGAATATCACTGACTACCTGATTGAGGAAGTGAGTGCTGAGGAAGAGGAGTTGCTGGGGAGCAGTGGGGGGGCTCCCCCTGAGGAGCCTCCTAAGGAAGGAAACCCAGCGGAGATTAACGTGGAACGAGATGAGAAATTGATCAAG GTTTTGGATAAACTTCTCCTCTATTTGCGCATTGTGCATTCCCTGGATTATTATAACACATGCGAGTATCCCAATGAGGATGAAATGCCCAACCGTTGCGGCATCATCCATGTTCGGGGACCCATGCCACCCAACCGCATTAGTCATGGAGAAG TACTGGAGTGGCAGAAGACATTTGAGGAGAAGCTAACTCCGCTGCTGAGTGTACGGGAATCTCTTTCCGAGGAAGAGGCCCAGAAGATGGGTCGTAAAGATCCTGAGCAGGAAGTGGAAAAGTTTGTTACCTCTAACACCCAGGAACTGGGCAAGGATAAGTGGCTATGCCCTCTCAGTGGCAAGAAATTCAAG GGCCCTGAGTTTGTACGCAAACATATCTTCAACAAGCATGCAGAGAAAATTGAGGAAGTGAAGAAGGAGGTGGCATTTTTTAACAACTTTCTTACTGATGCTAAGCgcccagctctgcctgagatcaaGCCAGCTCAGCCACCTGGCCCAGCCCAGA TACTCCCCCCAGGCCTAACTCCAGGACTCCCCTACCCACACCAGACTCCCCAGGGCCTGATGCCCTATGGTCAGCCCCGGCCCCCCATTTTGGGCTATGGAG CTGGTGCTGTCCGCCCTGCAGTCCCCACAGGAGGGCCGCCATATCCCCATGCCCCTTATGGTGCTGGTCGAGGGAACTATGATGCCTTCCGAGGCCAGGGAGGTTATCCTGGGAAACCTCGCAACAG GATGGCCCGTGACCCACGGGCCATTGTGGAATACCGTGACCTGGATGCTCCAGATGACGTGGATTTCTTTTGA
- the SRRT gene encoding serrate RNA effector molecule homolog isoform X2: MGDSDDEYDRRRRDKFRRERSDYDRSRERDERRRGDDWNDREWDRGRERRSRGEYRDYDRNRRERFSPPRHELSPPQKRMRRDWDEHSSDPYHSGYEMPYAGGGGGPTYGPPQPWGHPDVHIMQHHVLPIQARLGSIAEIDLGVPPPVMKTFKEFLLSLDDSVDETEAVKRYNDYKLDFRRQQMQDFFLAHKDEEWFRSKYHPDEVGKRRQEARGALQNRLRVFLSLMESGWFDNLLLDIDKADAIVKMLDAAVIKMEGGTENDLRILEQEEEEEQAGKSGEPSKKEEGRAGPGLVDGERKANEKEDKKEDGKQAENGSSSDDKTKKSEGDGDKEEKKEDSEKEAKKSSKKRNRKHSGDDSFDEGSVSESESESESGQAEEEKEEADEALKEKEKPKEEEREKPKEAPGLECKPRPLHKTCSLFMRNIAPNISRAEIISLCKRYPGFMRVALSEPQPERRFFRRGWVTFDRSVNIKEICWNLQNIRLRECELSPGVNRDLTRRVRNINGITQHKQIVRNDIKLAAKLIHTLDDRTQLWASEPGTPPLPTSLPSQNPILKNITDYLIEEVSAEEEELLGSSGGAPPEEPPKEGNPAEINVERDEKLIKVLDKLLLYLRIVHSLDYYNTCEYPNEDEMPNRCGIIHVRGPMPPNRISHGEVLEWQKTFEEKLTPLLSVRESLSEEEAQKMGRKDPEQEVEKFVTSNTQELGKDKWLCPLSGKKFKGPEFVRKHIFNKHAEKIEEVKKEVAFFNNFLTDAKRPALPEIKPAQPPGPAQSLTPGLPYPHQTPQGLMPYGQPRPPILGYGAGAVRPAVPTGGPPYPHAPYGAGRGNYDAFRGQGGYPGKPRNRMARDPRAIVEYRDLDAPDDVDFF; this comes from the exons ATGGGTGACAGTGATGACGAGTACGATCGAAGACGCAGAGACAAGTTTAGGAGAGAGCGCAGCGACTATGACCGTTCGCGGGAAAGAGATGAAAGACGTCGAGGGGACGATTGGAATGATCG AGAGTGGGACCGTGGCCGGGAGCGCCGTAGTCGGGGTGAATATCGTGACTATGACCGAAATCGGCGAGAACGCTTCTCTCCACCTCGTCATGAGCTCAGCCCCCCACAAAAGCGCATGAGGCGAGACTG GGATGAGCACAGCTCTGACCCATACCACAGTGGCTATGAGATGCCCTATGCTGGGGGGGGTGGGGGCCCAACTTATGGCCCCCCTCAGCCCTGGGGCCACCCAGACGTCCACATCATGCAGCATCATGTTCTGCCTATCCAGGCCAG GCTGGGTAGCATCGCAGAGATTGACTTGGGTGTGCCCCCACCGGTGATGAAGACCTTCAAGGAGTTTCTCCTGTCGTTGGATGACTCTGTGGATGAGACAGAGGCAGTTAAGCGCTATAATGATTACAAGCTGGATTTTCGAAGGCAGCAGATGCAGGATTTCTTCCTGGCTCATAAGGATGAGGAGTG GTTTCGGTCTAAGTACCACCCGGATGAGGTAGGGAAGCGTCGGCAGGAGGCCCGGGGGGCTCTGCAAAACCGACTGAGGGTGTTCTTGTCCCTCATGGAGAGTGGCTGGTTTGATAATCTTCTCCTAGACATAGACAAAGCTGATGCCATTGTCAAGATGCTGGATGCAG CTGTGATTAAGATGGAAGGAGGTACAGAGAACGATCTACGCATcctggagcaggaggaggaagaggaacagGCAGGAAAGTCTGGGGAGCCCAGCAAGAAAGAGGAAGGCCGGGCTGGACCAGGCCTGGTGGATGGAGAGCGCAAGgccaatgaaaaggaagacaagaaAGAAGATGGCAAACAG GCTGAAAATGGCAGTTCTAGTGATGACAAAACGAAGAAATCTGAGGGTGATGGGgacaaggaagagaagaaagaagactcTGAGAAAGAAGCCAAAAAG AGCAGCAAGAAGCGGAATAGGAAGCACAGTGGTGATGACAGCTTTGACGAAGGCAGTGTGTCTGAGTCGGAGTCAGAGTCTGAGAGTGGCCAagctgaggaggagaaggaggaggctg ACGAAGCACTCAAGGAAAAGGAGAAGcccaaggaagaagaaagggagaagccCAAGGAGGCACCTGGGCTGGAATGTAAACCACGGCCTCTGCATAAGACTTGCTCTCTCTTTATGCGCAATATAGCACCTAACATTTCCCGGGCTGAGATCATTTCT CTTTGTAAAAGATATCCAGGTTTTATGCGTGTGGCATTATCAGAGCCCCAGCCAGAGAGGAG GTTTTTCCGTCGCGGCTGGGTGACATTTGACCGCAGTGTTAACATTAAAGAGATCTGTTGGAATCTGCAGAATATCCGA CTCCGGGAGTGTGAGCTGAGTCCTGGTGTGAACAGAGACCTGACACGTCGCGTCCGCAATATCAACGGTATTACCCAGCACAAGCAGATAGTGCGCAATGACATCAAGCTGGCAGCCAAGCTGATCCATACGCTGGATGACAGGACCCAGCTCTGGGCCTCTGAACCTGGGACACCTCCTCTGCCAACA AGTCTGCCCTCTCAGAACCCAATCTTGAAGAATATCACTGACTACCTGATTGAGGAAGTGAGTGCTGAGGAAGAGGAGTTGCTGGGGAGCAGTGGGGGGGCTCCCCCTGAGGAGCCTCCTAAGGAAGGAAACCCAGCGGAGATTAACGTGGAACGAGATGAGAAATTGATCAAG GTTTTGGATAAACTTCTCCTCTATTTGCGCATTGTGCATTCCCTGGATTATTATAACACATGCGAGTATCCCAATGAGGATGAAATGCCCAACCGTTGCGGCATCATCCATGTTCGGGGACCCATGCCACCCAACCGCATTAGTCATGGAGAAG TACTGGAGTGGCAGAAGACATTTGAGGAGAAGCTAACTCCGCTGCTGAGTGTACGGGAATCTCTTTCCGAGGAAGAGGCCCAGAAGATGGGTCGTAAAGATCCTGAGCAGGAAGTGGAAAAGTTTGTTACCTCTAACACCCAGGAACTGGGCAAGGATAAGTGGCTATGCCCTCTCAGTGGCAAGAAATTCAAG GGCCCTGAGTTTGTACGCAAACATATCTTCAACAAGCATGCAGAGAAAATTGAGGAAGTGAAGAAGGAGGTGGCATTTTTTAACAACTTTCTTACTGATGCTAAGCgcccagctctgcctgagatcaaGCCAGCTCAGCCACCTGGCCCAGCCCAGA GCCTAACTCCAGGACTCCCCTACCCACACCAGACTCCCCAGGGCCTGATGCCCTATGGTCAGCCCCGGCCCCCCATTTTGGGCTATGGAG CTGGTGCTGTCCGCCCTGCAGTCCCCACAGGAGGGCCGCCATATCCCCATGCCCCTTATGGTGCTGGTCGAGGGAACTATGATGCCTTCCGAGGCCAGGGAGGTTATCCTGGGAAACCTCGCAACAG GATGGCCCGTGACCCACGGGCCATTGTGGAATACCGTGACCTGGATGCTCCAGATGACGTGGATTTCTTTTGA
- the UFSP1 gene encoding inactive Ufm1-specific protease 1 produces the protein MGDKPPGFRGSRSWIGCIEASLCLDHFGGPQGRICHIPRGAGLQGELERLYSHFAGGGGPVMVGGDADAQSKALLGVCLGPGTEAYVLVLDPHFWGAPKNPSELQAAGWVGWREVSTTFDPNSFYNLCFTSCNSKTQLHT, from the coding sequence ATGGGCGACAAGCCCCCTGGGTTCCGGGGCTCCCGGAGCTGGATCGGCTGTATAGAGGCCAGTCTCTGCCTTGACCATTTCGGAGGGCCCCAGGGGCGTATATGCCACATTCCCCGCGGAGCTGGACTTCAGGGAGAACTGGAGAGGCTTTACTCCCACTTCGCAGGGGGCGGGGGGCCTGTAATGGTTGGGGGAGATGCGGATGCCCAATCCAAGGCCTTGCTGGGAGTCTGCTTGGGGCCAGGCACTGAAGCCTACGTACTGGTGTTGGACCCTCACTTCTGGGGTGCTCCGAAAAACCCCAGTGAACTACAGGCTGCTGGGTGGGTGGGCTGGCGAGAGGTGAGCACAACCTTTGACCCCAACTCCTTCTACAACCTATGTTTCACCAGCTGTAACTCCAAAACGCAACTTCACACCTAA
- the ACHE gene encoding acetylcholinesterase isoform X2: MTPPWCPLHTPFPASPLLFFLFLLGGWAEAEYPEDPELLVTVRGGRLRGIRLMAPGGPVSAFLGIPFAEPPVGPRRFLPPEPKQPWPGVLDATAFQSVCYQYVDTLYPGFEGTEMWNPNRELSEDCLYLNVWTPYPRPVSPTPVLVWIYGGGFYSGASSLDVYDGRFLAQAEGTVLVSMNYRVGAFGFLALPGSREAPGNVGLLDQRLALKWVQENVAAFGGDPMSVTLFGESAGAASVGMHLLSPPSRDLFHRAVLQSGAPNGPWATVGMGEARRRATLLARLVGCPPGGAGSNDTELVACLRTRQAQDLVDHEWHVLPQESVFRFSFVPVVDGDFLSDTPEALINAGDFQGLQVLVGVVKDEGSYFLVYGAPGFSKDNESLISRAQFLAGVRVGVPQASDLAAEAVVLHYTDWLHPEDPARLREAMNDVVGDHNVVCPVVQMAGRLAAQGARVYAYVFEHRASTLSWPLWMGVPHGYEIEFIFGLPLEPSLNYTIEERAFAQRLMKYWANFARTGNPNDPRDPKAPQWPPYTGGAQQYVSLNLRPLEVRRGLRAQACAFWNGFLPKLLSATDTLDEAERQWKAEFHRWSSYMVHWKNQFDHYSKQDRCSDL; this comes from the exons ATGACGCCCCCATGGTGTCCTCTGCACACTCCCTTCCCAGCGTCCccacttctctttttcctcttcctcctgggaGGATGGGCAGAGGCTGAGTACCCGGAGGACCCAGAACTGCTGGTGACGGTGCGTGGGGGCCGGCTTCGGGGCATCCGCCTGATGGCCCCTGGAGGCCCTGTCTCTGCTTTTCTGGGAATCCCCTTCGCAGAACCACCCGTGGGCCCCCGTCGCTTTCTGCCACCGGAGCccaagcagccctggccaggggtGCTGGATGCCACAGCCTTCCAAAGTGTCTGCTACCAATACGTGGACACCTTGTACCCTGGCTTTGAGGGCACCGAGATGTGGAACCCCAACCGTGAGCTGAGTGAGGACTGCCTCTACCTCAATGTGTGGACACCATACCCTCGGCCTGTGTCCCCCACCCCTGTCCTTGTTTGGATCTATGGGGGTGGCTTCTACAGTGGGGCCTCCTCCTTGGACGTATATGATGGCCGCTTCTTGGCCCAAGCAGAGGGCACTGTGCTGGTATCCATGAACTACCGGGTGGGTGCCTTTGGCTTCCTGGCCCTGCCAGGGAGTCGGGAGGCCCCAGGCAATGTAGGTCTCCTTGATCAGAGGCTGGCCCTGAAGTGGGTGCAGGAGAATGTGGCAGCCTTCGGGGGTGACCCAATGTCAGTGACTCTGTTTGGGGAAAGTGCAGGTGCCGCCTCCGTGGGCATGCACCTGCTGTCCCCACCAAGCCGTGACCTGTTCCACAGGGCTGTGCTACAGAGTGGTGCACCCAATGGGCCCTGGGCTACAGTGGGCATGGGAGAGGCCCGCCGCAGGGCCACGCTACTGGCCCGCCTTGTAGGCTGTCCTCCAGGTGGGGCTGGTAGCAATGACACAGAGTTGGTTGCATGCCTGCGAACACGGCAAGCTCAGGACCTGGTGGACCACGAGTGGCATGTGCTGCCTCAGGAAAGCGTCTTccgcttctcttttgtgcctgtGGTGGATGGAGACTTCCTCAGTGACACACCTGAGGCCCTCATCAATGCTGGAGACTTCCAAGGCCTGCAG GTGCTGGTGGGTGTGGTGAAGGATGAGGGATCCTATTTTCTGGTTTACGGGGCCCCAGGCTTCAGCAAAGACAACGAGTCTCTCATCAGCCGGGCCCAGTTCCTGGCTGGGGTGCGGGTCGGGGTGCCCCAGGCGAGTGACCTGGCTGCCGAGGCTGTGGTCCTGCATTACACAGACTGGCTGCACCCTGAGGATCCAGCACGCCTGAGGGAAGCCATGAATGATGTGGTGGGCGACCACAATGTTGTGTGCCCTGTGGTCCAAATGGCTGGGCGACTGGCCGCCCAGGGTGCTCGGGTCTATGCCTACGTCTTTGAACACCGTGCGTCCACACTCTCCTGGCCCCTCTGGATGGGGGTGCCCCACGGCTATGAAATCGAGTTCATCTTTGGGCTCCCCCTGGAACCCTCGCTAAACTACACCATCGAGGAGAGAGCCTTTGCCCAGCGACTGATGAAATACTGGGCCAACTTCGCCCGCACAGG GAACCCCAATGACCCCCGGGATCCCAAGGCCCCACAGTGGCCACCGTACACAGGGGGAGCGCAGCAGTACGTAAGCCTCAACCTGCGGCCGCTGGAGGTGCGGCGGGGTCTGCGCGCCCAGGCTTGCGCCTTCTGGAACGGCTTCCTACCCAAATTACTCAGCGCCACTG ACACGCTGGACGAGGCGGAGCGCCAGTGGAAGGCCGAGTTCCACCGCTGGAGCTCCTACATGGTGCATTGGAAGAACCAATTTGACCATTACAGCAAGCAGGATCGCTGCTCAGACCTGTGA
- the ACHE gene encoding acetylcholinesterase isoform X1 produces MTPPWCPLHTPFPASPLLFFLFLLGGWAEAEYPEDPELLVTVRGGRLRGIRLMAPGGPVSAFLGIPFAEPPVGPRRFLPPEPKQPWPGVLDATAFQSVCYQYVDTLYPGFEGTEMWNPNRELSEDCLYLNVWTPYPRPVSPTPVLVWIYGGGFYSGASSLDVYDGRFLAQAEGTVLVSMNYRVGAFGFLALPGSREAPGNVGLLDQRLALKWVQENVAAFGGDPMSVTLFGESAGAASVGMHLLSPPSRDLFHRAVLQSGAPNGPWATVGMGEARRRATLLARLVGCPPGGAGSNDTELVACLRTRQAQDLVDHEWHVLPQESVFRFSFVPVVDGDFLSDTPEALINAGDFQGLQVLVGVVKDEGSYFLVYGAPGFSKDNESLISRAQFLAGVRVGVPQASDLAAEAVVLHYTDWLHPEDPARLREAMNDVVGDHNVVCPVVQMAGRLAAQGARVYAYVFEHRASTLSWPLWMGVPHGYEIEFIFGLPLEPSLNYTIEERAFAQRLMKYWANFARTGNPNDPRDPKAPQWPPYTGGAQQYVSLNLRPLEVRRGLRAQACAFWNGFLPKLLSATALEAPSTCPGPAHGEATPRPRHAGRGGAPVEGRVPPLELLHGALEEPI; encoded by the exons ATGACGCCCCCATGGTGTCCTCTGCACACTCCCTTCCCAGCGTCCccacttctctttttcctcttcctcctgggaGGATGGGCAGAGGCTGAGTACCCGGAGGACCCAGAACTGCTGGTGACGGTGCGTGGGGGCCGGCTTCGGGGCATCCGCCTGATGGCCCCTGGAGGCCCTGTCTCTGCTTTTCTGGGAATCCCCTTCGCAGAACCACCCGTGGGCCCCCGTCGCTTTCTGCCACCGGAGCccaagcagccctggccaggggtGCTGGATGCCACAGCCTTCCAAAGTGTCTGCTACCAATACGTGGACACCTTGTACCCTGGCTTTGAGGGCACCGAGATGTGGAACCCCAACCGTGAGCTGAGTGAGGACTGCCTCTACCTCAATGTGTGGACACCATACCCTCGGCCTGTGTCCCCCACCCCTGTCCTTGTTTGGATCTATGGGGGTGGCTTCTACAGTGGGGCCTCCTCCTTGGACGTATATGATGGCCGCTTCTTGGCCCAAGCAGAGGGCACTGTGCTGGTATCCATGAACTACCGGGTGGGTGCCTTTGGCTTCCTGGCCCTGCCAGGGAGTCGGGAGGCCCCAGGCAATGTAGGTCTCCTTGATCAGAGGCTGGCCCTGAAGTGGGTGCAGGAGAATGTGGCAGCCTTCGGGGGTGACCCAATGTCAGTGACTCTGTTTGGGGAAAGTGCAGGTGCCGCCTCCGTGGGCATGCACCTGCTGTCCCCACCAAGCCGTGACCTGTTCCACAGGGCTGTGCTACAGAGTGGTGCACCCAATGGGCCCTGGGCTACAGTGGGCATGGGAGAGGCCCGCCGCAGGGCCACGCTACTGGCCCGCCTTGTAGGCTGTCCTCCAGGTGGGGCTGGTAGCAATGACACAGAGTTGGTTGCATGCCTGCGAACACGGCAAGCTCAGGACCTGGTGGACCACGAGTGGCATGTGCTGCCTCAGGAAAGCGTCTTccgcttctcttttgtgcctgtGGTGGATGGAGACTTCCTCAGTGACACACCTGAGGCCCTCATCAATGCTGGAGACTTCCAAGGCCTGCAG GTGCTGGTGGGTGTGGTGAAGGATGAGGGATCCTATTTTCTGGTTTACGGGGCCCCAGGCTTCAGCAAAGACAACGAGTCTCTCATCAGCCGGGCCCAGTTCCTGGCTGGGGTGCGGGTCGGGGTGCCCCAGGCGAGTGACCTGGCTGCCGAGGCTGTGGTCCTGCATTACACAGACTGGCTGCACCCTGAGGATCCAGCACGCCTGAGGGAAGCCATGAATGATGTGGTGGGCGACCACAATGTTGTGTGCCCTGTGGTCCAAATGGCTGGGCGACTGGCCGCCCAGGGTGCTCGGGTCTATGCCTACGTCTTTGAACACCGTGCGTCCACACTCTCCTGGCCCCTCTGGATGGGGGTGCCCCACGGCTATGAAATCGAGTTCATCTTTGGGCTCCCCCTGGAACCCTCGCTAAACTACACCATCGAGGAGAGAGCCTTTGCCCAGCGACTGATGAAATACTGGGCCAACTTCGCCCGCACAGG GAACCCCAATGACCCCCGGGATCCCAAGGCCCCACAGTGGCCACCGTACACAGGGGGAGCGCAGCAGTACGTAAGCCTCAACCTGCGGCCGCTGGAGGTGCGGCGGGGTCTGCGCGCCCAGGCTTGCGCCTTCTGGAACGGCTTCCTACCCAAATTACTCAGCGCCACTG CCTTGGAGGCTCCCAGCACCTGCCCAGGCCCCGCCCACGGGGAGGCTACCCCGAGGCCCAG ACACGCTGGACGAGGCGGAGCGCCAGTGGAAGGCCGAGTTCCACCGCTGGAGCTCCTACATGGTGCATTGGAAGAACCAATTTGA